From the genome of Nyctibius grandis isolate bNycGra1 chromosome W unlocalized genomic scaffold, bNycGra1.pri SUPER_W_unloc_1, whole genome shotgun sequence, one region includes:
- the LOC137677112 gene encoding dynactin subunit 3-like produces the protein MAAGVVGLWRLQWRLEELEQRVGDGTCGPRKVVDELVKVQVTLSNIVGKRERIKILFKKIEDVTKYLDPQYIDRMAVPDAMKLQFILAEKQVIPSQAALLEQVKNLQPILESASIQAVPDHAAKLQQLSQIHIQQQERHQDLTDSVKTLLEDYNKMTMHLSKQFIQWNEILTWLEMAKETKPVAE, from the exons ATGGCGGCGGGAGTGGTGGGGTTGTGGCGGCTGCAGTGGCGAttggaggagctggagcagcgtGTTGGTGACGGGACCTGCGGGCCGCGCAAG GTGGTGGACGAGCTGGTGAAGGTGCAGGTGACGCTGAGCAATATCGTCGGCAAGAGGGAGAGGATCAAAATCCTGTTTAAGAAAA TTGAAGATGTAACAAAATACCTTGATCCTCAGTACATTGATAGGATGGCTGTTCCAGATGCCATGAAGTTGCAGTTCATCTTGGCAG AGAAGCAGGTTATTCCTTCCCAAGCAGCCCTTCTGGAGCAGGTGAAGAACCTCCAGCCCATCTTGGAAAGTGCTAGTATCCAAG cGGTTCCTGACCATGCAGCCAAACTACAGCAACTCTCTCAAATCCACATACAGCAGCAG GAACGGCATCAAGATCTCACCGACAGTGTCAAGACGCTTCTTGAAGACTACAACAAAATG ACCATGCATCTCTCCAAGCAGTTCATCCAGTGGAATGAAATACTGACATGGCTGGAAATGgccaaggaaacaaaacctgTGGCAGAGTGA